The sequence taaaaactacttaattgtttggggcaAACCGtttgtatttttcaacatagtcgcCTTTTAGGCGTATACACTTCGTCCATagctattttatttcctttccgAAAAATAGAATTTCGTTTCTGCAAACCCCGCGTCGTTTGAATAAAACCCCCATCTCCCGCCagccattttttcaaattggggaacaaatagtagtccgaagGATCTGAGGTAGCCAAGTCTGGACCATATGGGGAATGTGAAATGAGTTGGAACTATATTTTGCGATCACTTGACTTCTAGATTCAAACAAAAAccaacacaaagaaatataccagTTTGGCTGAGACTTGGTGtgcgttcttccaagagatgctactaactaaacgtAGCCTCaatacgcgccagtagtgccatatCTCACACTTTGCaacagacttttcaaacgaccctcatattaaaaaatggtATAGTTTTTTACAAACTGGAATTATAACTAAGCAATTCGTACAAAGTTCTCATCATCAACAACTTTGAAACGACTTTGCCGATATGTATCCAACTCAAAAATATATCTCTTGGAGCACGCTTTCATCATTTTGCCCACTACGGGCTTAAGTTTTGTAATGCCCGCTGTAGCAGCTAAGTCATCATAGTAGTCAAACTgcaatgaaaatgcaaaaacaaataatatagtCCATATTaagatgtaaaatattttggagGGGGATTTTGGTGAAACTCCAAGCCCCTAATACTActttcgaaaataaatattaatgtataatattaatatagagtagataaataataataaaataaatattccaaaaCAATGGTTTATAAGGCATTTTTGAAATAGAAATGaagaacttaaatttttatgtctATGAAgatagttaaatttttgagaaaaggaGGCTGAAACAAGTTTttctgaaataattatttatcttagtcaagaatatattttttgttttgcttcaatTTCCTACTAGTTAATTTTAACTCCACTTGCCcctgataattttttattatttttttttttttttgtcgtggaAAATAGTGTAGAGAAAACGTAAAGCTATTTGATAGCACCAATTTACGCAACCGTAAatgtatttgtttgtaaaaattcacCTGCTTTGGTCCCATTTTATGCGCCACACGTTTCGATACCCCGTTCGCCCAACGCTCCTCCATATCGGCCTCCATTTCTGCCATCATATCGGTGCGACTAGGCAGCTGCTTATGctccgtaaaaaaggcaagcgCAAAACGCACTTGCAAATCGAAAAGTTGAGCCGGACAGATTTGATGAGGCAAACCAATGATGGCCATAGAAggcttattaatatttaaacagTGTTTGTAGAGTGGATGCACCCAATTGACATCCACGCTCAGGCCACAATCGACGCTCAGAAAGGGGAAGGTGTATTTATAACCAGTGCAAAAAATCACATAGGAAAAGGTTGTGCTGctgccatccgtgaaaatggcGCCATCTTCAGTGAAACGCTGAATATCTGGCTTCTGTGTCACGTTCGGCATAAATTCTGTACGTGGTGCAGTTTCTAAGTGATGGCTGAGATAGATGTGCGCGGCATGTAGGTATATGTGGTGGACAATATCAACGGCACTCGGACCGCCACCAACTACTAGAACAGTATGGCCTATTGGGTGGCAAGAGAGGGAGAGCAAAACATTCGttagaaatatatttagaaatgCAGTAAAATCCACTGTTACCTTTCAAAATGTCCGGAGTTCTATATAAATGACTGTGTAGACGGTTGCCTCGATATTTGTCCAGATCTTTGGTTTCGGGGTACATAGGCGTCGTGAAGTGTCCATTACAGACAAACACAAAATCAAAATACTCCACAAAATATCTGTCGTTTCTGAGGTCGTGTACGGTAACCTGTTAGAAGAGCGGTGTTAAGACAAAGGAAGAGTTAAATGAAAATAGCTCAGATCGTTCACATTTTCGGTAAAAACTATGCAGCACTTAACGCCTTTAGATTTACAAGCAATTCTTCCTAGTTAGAAGTTATACAATCGCATGACTTGCATTATATTACATACAGGCCTCTTCAaaagtaaagtgaaatattGGTTGGCTACTAAAATGCCGCTGCAATGCTTGCCCCAAAATTGCCTCTCTCACCTCCCAACCATCGTTAAGTGGTCGCACCCGTACTATCTCGTGTTCCAACTTGATAAATGGTGATAGTTTAAAATgctttgaataattttgcagATACTCTAATACCAACTCAGATTTGATAAACGACTCTTCAATATTTGTATCGAAATCATAATCTGGAAAACCCATTACTTCCTTGGGCAAATTGGTGCTGAAAAAAACCCAGTTGAAGAAGATAATAGTACTCGTTTTAGATATTGAACAAACGGCTTCGCTACTTCCAACTACTTACTGCAAACCACAATACATGCTGCTGTGCACATCCTCCTCATTTTCATCCTCCTTACGttccatataaatccaagtgcCACCCACGCCTGAGTGACGTTCGTATGCGACTGCCTCCAAATCGTGCGCCAATGAATTCTTCAGCGCCGTGAGCCCAGCCATTCCAGCCCCTATAATACACACACGCCGTTTGGTGGTCATTTTCGTccaatatttggtttttgtattaataaaattttaataatttcgatATTAAGGTGCGCGTCTTCCCACTACGAATGTGtagatatttatgtacatatttatcaaTCCACTTTCTTCGCTAATGAGCGTCAACTTTTGCCGTCTATGAACGACTGATCAATTGTTCATCACGCTCAGCGTGCAATTTATTTGTTGTAATGTGGTAGAATTGACGAAAAGAAAGTGGTGGATTTTTTATGGTAGGTCTTTCCATTCGTTAAATAAAACAGGAATTTACTTACATAtgactgaataataaaaaaaatgtataactattttattaaattcaagtcaaactacaaaaaaaacgcTCTACAtgcaacagatttttttttcctttttcgacaaacaaacaattaaaatttagtcAATGAAAGACACATTCCACTTACAAAATTACACTGAAAACTCTTCTTATTTTCAGCAGGATGGtatattataaatctttaaGAATGAGTTCCATTTGATGGGATTTTCTACGAGTATTTATTTATGCCTCTGTCTGCTGTTATTCCCATCTTACGCGGCATTTTCATAGAAGTCATAAGGATGGCTGGCGGGATaaggattttattcaaacgatgAGGGgtttgcagaaacgaatggctagtTTTCAGACATTTCAGGAACTAAAAAAGCTTTGGAAGAAGTGTATAtgcctaaaaggagactatgttggaaaataaaaaaagttttaccccaaacaattcagtagtttttatttttgcagggACTTTCCAAAATTAGTCGTACAATTATAAAATTATGCGGATGACATTATGAGAAACTTCTCTCAAGTAAGCCACCGGTACATCGGCTTAGAGAATTTCGCATATAGACATGGCTGGAAATCAGATTGTCTATTTCTCTTGAATTTGGAATTTTGGAAAATGAACTTTGTTTGATGTTACATAAAAGTGTTATGCGTTCAGCAGTTCCGCCAATGCGCAAttctttgaatttctttaaCGTGGCAAGACTCTTGTGAAGCTCAAAAGCAGCTTGGATATTGGAATactatgaaatattatatactGTACTTTACATTAacagaaatttcattttcacatTTAGAATATCGTgattgaaacttttttaagagccctctaaatatttaaataaacgataaaattaaaataaacgaaataatatacaattaaataatatacaataatacaatacaagtttcaaTTTACGTGATTACATTTTACgctacaaattaaattattattatttggttGCCGGTATTACGAGCCCAATTCGAAGCCATTTTCAAGAACTTTTGATTGTGTCTGGTCGATCGATTACAtgtaatgtatttaaatattttcatatacaatacatacatacttacaaaggTTCCGCCTATACGAGGTTAGAGATTAttccataatttaatttttctatattttttcgtGAACCCCAGAGGGGGGTGGCGGGCCGCTGCCCCTAACTAGGGAACTGTTTTTAGCaaaggtaaaatcgtgaaaaagctaaaataaattacaaagctTGTGTGGTAGTCTATCATGTCTTTTAAGTTAaagcaaatatatacatacatatgtgtatatgacAGATCCACCACACCTGTGACTTGTGGTAGAACTTCATACATTTGTCaagttgtgttgtttttttatttttattttatttggtcgaTGATCGCTGCCGTCGCTGGTTCGTGCGATAACTGGCGATAAGCTGTCTATAGTACGTacatacccatacatacatactcatgcACAGAAGTATCAGCACAGACGTATGTACAGGGAAATTCTCTTCAATATATTTGCTCTCTTCGAGTCTGCGTTATTAAATGTGATGCTATTATATTTGTGTACTTTTGTATTAGTATGTATGTGCTTACAGGAATGATCCAAGtgattaagttaaaaatatgtagTCTTTgactaaacaaatattttattataatcttaGTCTGCCTTCCACAACTTTGCGACGCTGTAAGCAAACAAATGGAGAATCGTCTGTTTAAGTTATGAacattttgtattaaattttcttgCAGTCGTACTGACAACTACACCTACAagtgaaatattatatgaattcgGAGTGGAagtcacaacaacaacaccgtGGAGTACTACAATAATCTGCACTCAAAAACGTATATATGTTTTTGACTCAAAAGCGAAgttttctttttcagaaagctGAAATTATTACGTTAGGAAATGATGCCGAAGATTGAGTTGTACTTCAATTTAAtgtgtttttaattgattattttttatatttttatgtttttagtgGGTTTTTACCCCATATGCACATTTGTGTTCACAATAAGAGCAGCACcactttttcaaaatgtttgatcatttattttttaattaattttttattgttttacaaggaatatagttcatactacagcaAAACTCATAtgactcaaaattttaaacttcaaaaaaataaaaacatttaaggaAGTTTTATACAATATGTAACCTTTTAATCAgagtttttagaataatttcGAGTGTTTACTTTTATAACACACTGAATTTGGTAGTACTTTGCagtctcgttgatttttgactatttttcttgCTGGCGGTCTTGtaaattttctccatttaaaaaaaaatgtcaagcattctaactaaaaagtttgaaagtttgataaatatttgttggatttttttttagttttggaaaaagtttggaactttgagttgcatatatggtttttgtggttggaagaactatatttttttgataaaaaataaataaaaaatttttaaaagattaaaaaaaatttaattaagggggaacaccactgtgatttttcaaaacaatcgatttttttgcattttcttaaagtagatttattcaaaaatatgtaaaaaaatttaacttaaaatcttgaaaattgacgaagatatatacatatatagggtgggccatgtaaaatttgctttttgaatcggctataaaaaaaaactaatcaatattttttcaaacttttgtttttattttgaagattgaacattgtcatttatgaataaaaaataatatcgttcaaataactgccacgactggctttacagtaggccattcgatcaacccaatttttaagcacattttctattgtttgggctccaatttcatgaatggctagttcgatttcgtgttttaaagcatcaatcgtctctggatggttcgcatagcatttgtccttaacggctccccacaaaaaatagtccaacgatcttaaatcacagctccgaggcggccaattgatatcggaatttcggctgattattcggttttcaaaaacggtagacaaaagttcgagtgtaactttggcagtgtgacaagttgcaccgtcttgttgaaatcaAATGACGTCCATGTcaacctcttcaatttttggaaacaaaaactcgttgagcatgtcacggtaacgctcgccatttactgtaaccgcggaagaagaagaagacgcaccactttggaaataggttttcaatatttcccaattttgttcaagcgtataacgtcccatttcgtaaatgtcaaacctttaaataaattatgatcacatttgacatgtcatttgtgttaccattcacgaaaaaataggtggttcaaaaagcaaacgctatatggcccacccgttatatacatatataaaattggcgcgtacaccctttttgggtgtttggcagagctcctcctcctatgtgtggtgtgcgtcttgatgttgtcccacaaatggaggaacctacagtttcaagacgactctgaacggcagatatttttatgaagagctttttcatggcagaaatacactcggaggtttgccattgactgccgaggggcgattgctattagaaaaatgtttttcttaattgtggTGTTTcgccgaaattcgaacctacgttctctctgtgaattccgaatcacagtcacgcacgaacccatttggctacggcggccgccatttgacgaagttatacccaatacaataagtgcaggtagtgagttacaacggccaatgaaaactttaaacccGTTTTTCCcaaaacgacttttctgaacacggtggcctcgatttctcgaagacttatgaaccgattttaatttttttttaatttttgtatttgtattggctacagtcgtacatagccgtttttaaaaattccaaaaattaatattttttcatgcctttcgaaaacaaaaaaagggtaaaaacacaaactcatttttcaaacctgcaccattttctccaaaaaaaaaaaaaaaattaaaaaaaaaacgcctcgTACGTCGATAGCCATTCATGTatagattaagaattttttggttttttgctttcagatgatttttcaccgctgtatcgtggccaccagggtgcatcagttttttatgacgtcattggcttaatattaataacaattgtaatttttaatattttttaataaaaattcgtgtcagtatagttgaatatatgttaaataaattataatctgtccgatcctcaaataatcatccctacttataaaaaaaaaattatgaaaatcacttaatttccacgcgttcacagtggtgttccctcttaaattaaattaaaaaaaaaaaatttaaaaaatttaacaagatttaaaaacaaattttattaaaaaaattaaagaaaaaataaataaatagtgaaagctttgcaaaatgccgcacTGCTGTTATTACGAACTCTTATAAATATAACTAAGTGTCAGTTGTTCATATCTGGTCGATGAGGCATATCCATAAGATCTCGAAGATGGATTCAGACGGACtccaaaaaaaagaatgaaacaGTATAAAATTCTGtgttttatataacttttcacaATGAGCTCAACttaatgttaacattttttataaatttataaatataagtgACATCAAAAAGCAGCAAATACCACACTCGAGATCCTCATTCGATACGGCTTGTTCAAGTGCACATGGCTGCTGCTCGCTTATCGCCAATCTTATCGCAAATACTTAGTTGAAACAAATAACATTTGCAGTCATGACTGTCACAGATAACCCTGattcaaacaaaacaaatgcaCACATGTTTCTTAAGAGCTTATCTCTGAGTTATCTGACTAAAACTGACTAAACATCAAACGATATGAAATTTCTGCGAAATTGGAGTGCGTGGGTTCCTATTTAAGTTCGGGATATAACAACGCCAGtatgaatttatgaaatttGATATTCCCATAGTAAAGTTCgacattttttatgataatcgTACGCAGAACTTTTTACCATACAAAAAATACTATTTGCGTTTTTTGTAGCTGCTGGAAacattcgttttttatttttaaaaacaacaatGCAGCAATCATCGatgatttgtatgtaaaagaagcgcgtagataatatacatatataattggcggcgTACACCCTTATTGGGTgttgggccgagctcctcctcctattagtggtgtgcgtcttgatgttgttccacaatggagggacctgcagtttcaagccgattccgaacggctgatattttttatgaggagctttttcatggcagaaatacactcggaggtttgtcattgcctgccgagggacgaccgctattacaaaaaaattttcacgcattttggtctttcaccgagattcgaaccaacgttctctttctgaaatccgaatggtaatcacgcaccaacccattcggctacggcggccgctgtagataatatacaataatatatgtaaaaatgtatattccttCTTGTTTCACTTCAGGTCGAGATAACGGTGTTGAGGCTTGTTCAGCAACCCTTTGCggtacagcagcaatattctcaacagaaggtccagtttttggtctgcgtTTTTctacagaaccagtttcttgaaattatttcaccaacctttgaattgtcgactcaatCGTACGATAATCTCCacccaaaaaatcacgaatCTTGAGATCTTAAAGATAactttttcataataagttttaataattttaaagcgtTGTTCTATAGTGTAAACTTATATATCTACAATATATTTAACACGTCATCTATTATTATAACAGCTCAAAGTTTCACGAATAATGATGCCAgtgtgcgacggtgcgttatcatggcgcAAAATCGACGAGTTGTTTCCCCACAAATCCTTTCCTTtttgacgaattgcttcaccGAAACGTCGCATAACGCCCATATAATCATCACCATCATTGTTTCCTTAAATCTCTAGCGGGACATAGGGCACCAACAACACCTACGCGCCATCTCATCCGATTACTGGCTAATGCCTTCACCTGCTTCCAGTTTAAGCCGTTTGAGCCGTCTCGTATTAGTCCGTATTAATTGTCCGTCACACAGTTAGGCTTTTAGCCTAAAATTTGTGGCGTATAATACCATTGAAAACGTGATATAACCCATAAAACCGTGGGCATTACTTTTTTTGACTTAAAACGACGTGGTTTTACTCTACACTTACttgcctgatgtctggattgcacgtcgtactcataaatccatgtctcgtctccagtaatgatgcgtccgatgaatgttgggtcggatttAGCCTTGGAAATCAAGTGATATCAACTCGGTTCCTTTTTTGCAAGGTCCTTTGGGACCAAGCTTCTAGATGGTTATCAACTTTTCCTTCCTcttattgatattttcataagtttttgaTGTCGACGGCCGgcctatgttgttgttgtagcagcaatagaCGGTCAATACCtctgccactacgttcgtcattctcgctggactcacgatctcttctgaagcgtatACCCGTAAATAGTCTTTCATTCTTTAGATTATCATTACCGAAatagtttcccaacatttctattTTTACGCCAGGTTTACTACAAACTCGTCGTTGCAAATTCAGATCCACTTTGAAAcggtaaaaaaccaaaaacatgcGCAGAGGGGGATTTACTCAaggcggcgtaacttttacaaatgccaAGCAATGGCGTTAAAATTTTGGAAGGAATGTTAATCATAGATGTGGCagtctaacaaaaaaaatccaatcaaggcgaatctattaaaagtaaatcagctgagtagttttttttatttcgccgtgtccatttggctgtcagctcagaatgaaacaaggcgaattcattatttgctttgacaatcaagcgTACAGAACAGTGTGGTTGGTTTAGTGCCACCacttttaatgaatgcgccttggctgTTGGCGTCACCTGGCTGTTGATACGGGacctttttgatcaaggtggtatgatTTTTATGTCTGTCTATTTGTTATTGCGTTGCTCACTACTCTTTTTTTAACGACAGAGCTGAGTAGAGTattatcgaaatatttttgatatctttTGGCGCACATTTCACGCCTTCTGAAGTACAAACGTCAGATGCTCTGTGGGGTGTACGAGTACAAATCTAAGGGATTCTGAAGTACAATTGATAACTGCGAAGATTATTTAATACTTTCTGAAGCGAAATTAACTATTCTGAAGTACATTAAGcggtttttgaagaaattagtaGATTTGACTTGTGAACCTTCCGCCAACGCATGCGCGTGCagagattttttttctattatagttTATTGGAATTATTATACGTTTCATTATAAAACTAAGCTTAAAACTTGCAGAAAagcaattaattaataaatttaaacttattttgtttaaattacccAGTggctaaataaatttaatacacaAATGTCAACCGtcaactgtttttgttttttttttgcttttgtttgcttGCCTTACACTTCGCCCAGTTTAAATTGCACAAAATGTTCATCGTCAATTACTTTAAAAGCTGTTTTGcgataattttgtaaatcataGAGAAATTTGCCGCCACAACTTTTTGAAAGTTTCTTGATGACTGGCCTGATATTGTCGATGCCCGTCAATGCCACCAGTTCATCATAGTAATCGAACTGAAAACAATTAAGAAAATTGTtggaaaatacatatttttattaaattgcatTTCCTCTCCACTCACTTGTCGCTCGCCTACCACATGCGACTTTCTGCGCGGTAATCCACGCTCTCTACGCTCTGCCAAATCGCGTTCCGTGTCCGCTAGCATGTCTTCTGTACTGGACAATTGCAATTTTCCGCTGTAGTATTGCATCACAAAGCGCATCTGTATGTCGAAGAGTTGTATCGGGTAGGCATAAATTGGTAATCCTATGAAGCACATCGTCGGATGATAGATGTTGATGCAATGCTTGT is a genomic window of Anastrepha ludens isolate Willacy chromosome 6, idAnaLude1.1, whole genome shotgun sequence containing:
- the LOC128867272 gene encoding uncharacterized protein LOC128867272, coding for MATKSRCCVVGAGAAGLCALKYAREYGMEAVAYEKCNEIGGTWVYTEHALDGCATAEEVHSSMYEGLRTNLPKEVMDFPDFKFPANLRESYILASDVLKYFQAYAQHFQLLPHIKLQQEVIRVRPLHGKWEVLTLDLLSDIYKTEQFDYIFICNGRYATPSYPSTEGIDLYKGNKMHSHVFRKAETFKDATVLMVGAGRSGMDITHHIYPYAKRIYLSHHLQQKPPITDFMPNVVQKPLVQRYTESGAVFKDGTQANFTHIIFCTGYNLTIPFLSVDCNLQVHDNFVFPLYKHCINIYHPTMCFIGLPIYAYPIQLFDIQMRFVMQYYSGKLQLSSTEDMLADTERDLAERRERGLPRRKSHVVGERQFDYYDELVALTGIDNIRPVIKKLSKSCGGKFLYDLQNYRKTAFKVIDDEHFVQFKLGEVINTKTKYWTKMTTKRRVCIIGAGMAGLTALKNSLAHDLEAVAYERHSGVGGTWIYMERKEDENEEDVHSSMYCGLHTNLPKEVMGFPDYDFDTNIEESFIKSELVLEYLQNYSKHFKLSPFIKLEHEIVRVRPLNDGWEVTVHDLRNDRYFVEYFDFVFVCNGHFTTPMYPETKDLDKYRGNRLHSHLYRTPDILKGHTVLVVGGGPSAVDIVHHIYLHAAHIYLSHHLETAPRTEFMPNVTQKPDIQRFTEDGAIFTDGSSTTFSYVIFCTGYKYTFPFLSVDCGLSVDVNWVHPLYKHCLNINKPSMAIIGLPHQICPAQLFDLQVRFALAFFTEHKQLPSRTDMMAEMEADMEERWANGVSKRVAHKMGPKQFDYYDDLAATAGITKLKPVVGKMMKACSKRYIFELDTYRQSRFKVVDDENFVRIA